CTACTCCTTCGCGCTCCAGGGTCGCTGGAGCTTTTGATGAAGAGGACTCTGGGACGCGCCGGGGCGGCCCTTCTCCTGGCCTGGGGGGTTGGCTACTATTGGAACCGCCGCCCGCTCTCCCCGGAGGCCGCGCGGCTTCTTTGGGAGAGGAGCCTTCTTCTGTACGAGCAGGGCCAATACCCTTCCGCCTTGTCTCGCGCGCGCAGGCTGCTGCGCTCCGACCCCAAGGAGCCCCGCTACCTCAAGCACGAGGCGCGCCTCCTGCACAAGCTCGGCCGCGTCGAAGGCGAGCTTGCCGCGTGGCAGGCCTTTATGTCTGTCTCCCCGGCGCCCCAGGAGGCCTGCCCCGACATTAACCGCGTCTATGAGAAGCTCGATCGCGCGGAGGAATCCTTCGAGGCCTATAAGATTTGCCTCGCGCGAGAACCGCAGAACGCGGATCTCGCTTTCTTCGTGGCCCGGGGCCTTGCGGCGCGCTCGCAATACGCCGAGGCCGAGAAGGCCTACCGCCGGATACTCAAGGAGGCTCCCTCCTACTCGGACGCGACCTTGGGAATCGCGCGCATCCGCCTGTCCCAGGGGCGGCTGGCGGAGGCCGCGGCCTTGTCCGATTCGGTTCTCAAGAAAAACGCCGCCAACGCGGACGGGCTTCTCCTGCGCGCCCAGATCGCCTTGCGCCGGCAAGACAACAAGACGGCCAAGGAGAGCCTTGTTTCGGCGATCAATGCGAGTCCAGACTACGCCGACCTCTACCGGATATTGGGCCGGGTCTATGACGCTCAAGGCGACGAGGCGGGCGCCCTCAAGGTTTACTTAAAGCTCGTGGAGCTCGAGCCGGACAACGCCTCGGCCCACCGGCGCTTGAGCGCCTTGCGCGCTCGGTGAGAAAGCCGGGGGGCGTCTTTCAAGCGGCCCTTCTCGCCCTCTTCTATGCTGTGGTGTACCGGGCGCCGGAGAGCCGCTCCTTGCCCCCCGAAAAATTGCGGGAAACCCTTAAAGCCCTGGCCTTGGCGGAGGCCAAGGAAGAGCACCGCAAGGTCCTGGAGCTTTCCCGCTTCCTTCTGCGCCGTTATCCCGACAACGACCGCTACATTTTCAAGGAGGCCTCGGCCCTCGATCGCCTGGATCCTGGAGGGGCCGCGGCCTCTTGGGAGCGTTATTTCCAGATTTCTCCGGACCCCGTGGACGCCTGTCCGGCCCTGGGGGATTCCTACGAGCGGAGCGGCCGCGGGGATTTTGCCCTGGACGCGCATCGCCGCTGCCTGGCCCTGCAGCCCCGGAACAC
This genomic window from Elusimicrobiota bacterium contains:
- a CDS encoding tetratricopeptide repeat protein, encoding MKRTLGRAGAALLLAWGVGYYWNRRPLSPEAARLLWERSLLLYEQGQYPSALSRARRLLRSDPKEPRYLKHEARLLHKLGRVEGELAAWQAFMSVSPAPQEACPDINRVYEKLDRAEESFEAYKICLAREPQNADLAFFVARGLAARSQYAEAEKAYRRILKEAPSYSDATLGIARIRLSQGRLAEAAALSDSVLKKNAANADGLLLRAQIALRRQDNKTAKESLVSAINASPDYADLYRILGRVYDAQGDEAGALKVYLKLVELEPDNASAHRRLSALRAR